The following coding sequences lie in one Cyanobacterium sp. Dongsha4 genomic window:
- the dndC gene encoding DNA phosphorothioation system sulfurtransferase DndC produces the protein MNTQQIPLFPPRSLEELVNDIEMLTAEIQELYCQDSLPWIIGYSGGKDSSCILQLIWNAIASLPEKKRHKKIYIITTDTQVENPVVAHWVKDCLERIKKTAQEKNMPFEPHLIYPAVKNTFWVCLIGKGYPAPRNGFRWCTERMKIQPAENFIKENVRSYGEVILVLGTRKAESITRARSMEKHAKGRFRARLNINSRLPNSYIYTPIEDWRTDEVWLYLLKYQNPWGGDNQDLFTLYRGATADNECPLVVDTSTPSCGDSRFGCWVCTMVSKDKSMEAMIQNDEDKDWLQPLLDLRNELDIRDDKDKRDFRRIYGKVELFTRNNGQDESIQPIHGPYLKKWREYWLRKLLEAQVSVQKNAPPQFQNLELITIEELSEIRRIWLEEKHEFEDSLPRIYQEVTGEEFFDPRLGAGNNLLGSEEWQLLEELCEGDAMHLELMTKLLDIERQFFTKVRRVGIYQSLEKCFETSSRSQEDAIANAKYIQEVKEAAKSGDVKTLQQKLTWGSLKFTKS, from the coding sequence ATGAATACTCAACAAATTCCACTTTTCCCCCCTCGCAGTTTAGAGGAATTGGTAAATGATATTGAAATGTTGACGGCGGAAATTCAAGAGTTGTACTGCCAAGACTCTCTTCCTTGGATTATTGGTTATAGTGGGGGCAAAGATAGTTCCTGTATTTTACAACTAATTTGGAATGCGATCGCATCTTTACCAGAAAAAAAACGACACAAAAAAATCTATATAATTACAACAGATACACAGGTAGAGAATCCAGTGGTTGCCCATTGGGTGAAAGATTGTCTCGAAAGGATCAAAAAAACTGCACAAGAAAAAAATATGCCTTTTGAGCCTCATTTAATATATCCTGCGGTAAAAAATACTTTTTGGGTTTGTCTAATTGGCAAAGGCTACCCCGCCCCTCGTAATGGTTTTCGTTGGTGTACAGAAAGAATGAAAATCCAACCTGCGGAAAATTTTATCAAAGAAAATGTGCGTTCTTATGGAGAGGTAATTTTAGTTTTAGGCACTCGTAAAGCCGAAAGTATTACTAGGGCGAGAAGCATGGAAAAACACGCAAAGGGAAGATTTAGAGCTCGTTTAAATATCAACTCTCGTCTGCCCAATTCCTATATCTATACACCCATTGAAGATTGGCGTACCGATGAAGTTTGGTTGTATTTACTGAAGTATCAAAATCCTTGGGGAGGAGATAATCAAGATTTATTTACCCTCTATCGAGGTGCTACTGCCGATAATGAATGCCCCTTGGTGGTGGATACTTCTACTCCTAGTTGTGGCGATTCTCGCTTTGGTTGTTGGGTATGCACGATGGTAAGTAAAGATAAATCCATGGAAGCCATGATTCAAAACGATGAAGATAAAGATTGGTTGCAACCTTTGCTAGATTTGCGTAATGAGTTGGATATTCGAGATGATAAGGATAAAAGAGATTTTCGGCGTATTTATGGCAAAGTAGAATTATTCACCCGTAATAATGGACAGGATGAATCAATACAACCGATTCATGGACCTTATCTCAAAAAGTGGCGAGAATATTGGTTAAGAAAATTATTGGAAGCACAGGTAAGTGTTCAAAAAAATGCCCCTCCTCAATTCCAGAATTTAGAGTTAATTACCATCGAGGAGTTAAGCGAAATTCGCCGTATTTGGTTAGAGGAAAAGCACGAATTTGAGGATAGTTTACCTCGCATTTATCAAGAAGTGACAGGGGAAGAATTTTTTGATCCTCGTCTTGGGGCAGGAAATAATCTTTTGGGCAGTGAAGAATGGCAATTACTAGAGGAATTGTGCGAGGGGGATGCCATGCACTTGGAATTAATGACCAAGTTACTTGATATTGAAAGACAATTTTTTACTAAAGTTCGTCGTGTTGGCATCTATCAATCCCTTGAAAAATGCTTTGAAACCAGTTCCCGTTCTCAAGAAGATGCGATCGCAAATGCTAAGTATATTCAAGAAGTAAAAGAAGCGGCAAAATCAGGAGATGTCAAGACTTTGCAACAAAAATTAACATGGGGTAGTTTAAAATTTACTAAATCTTAA
- a CDS encoding acyl carrier protein: MIDLQIILEFLIKKTSELTGYSINEINGDTFLLDLGIDSFKAIMLCGYIEDEYQLEIEPLVMFDCKTPKEVASKVYSMITSSK, translated from the coding sequence ATGATAGATTTACAAATTATTCTTGAATTTCTAATTAAAAAAACATCAGAATTAACAGGGTATAGCATTAATGAAATTAATGGAGATACTTTTTTACTTGATCTCGGAATCGATTCATTCAAGGCGATAATGCTATGTGGTTATATTGAGGATGAATATCAGCTAGAAATAGAACCTTTAGTAATGTTTGATTGTAAAACCCCTAAAGAAGTGGCTTCTAAAGTTTATTCGATGATTACCAGTTCCAAATAG
- a CDS encoding sulfotransferase gives MTQNYPHLYQELFYRNTKDNLAKKEDFTQTISIYKKALKLNPNSGWCYQNLAEITAQTPEKGSRAKAIDLYAQAWLSNAKEVKAWHDKYQLITPNKSQKNLTRKSVFVTGWAHSGTTLMLKLLNNHPLLYAINYESAIFTKSDSEIVRILQVFDEICDKNDTRYWVEKTPEHIYTLGKIFAHRPQSKIIWMLRDGRDVICSQMKSPLFKNLEYETLVDYWIASIIAGMNFLDDSRLKLVKYEDLITQTEKTLQHIFLCLEEDYTSKILDDQQQPFYYMNNKKVTKPEKLEDIRHILQLRNWQVNQPIFDGRGRWKKEMSEEQKEIFKQKAQKYLVMFSYATDDNW, from the coding sequence ATGACTCAAAATTATCCTCATTTATATCAAGAACTTTTTTATAGAAACACGAAAGATAATTTAGCTAAAAAAGAAGATTTCACACAAACTATTTCTATTTATAAAAAAGCCTTAAAATTAAATCCAAATTCAGGCTGGTGTTATCAAAATTTGGCAGAAATTACCGCTCAAACACCTGAAAAAGGATCTAGGGCTAAAGCAATTGATTTATATGCTCAGGCTTGGCTCTCTAATGCGAAAGAAGTCAAGGCTTGGCATGATAAATATCAGCTAATAACCCCAAATAAATCTCAAAAAAACTTAACTAGGAAATCTGTTTTTGTGACAGGTTGGGCTCATAGTGGTACAACATTAATGCTGAAGCTATTAAATAATCATCCCTTACTTTATGCCATTAACTATGAAAGTGCTATTTTTACCAAGTCTGATTCAGAAATTGTAAGAATATTGCAAGTGTTTGATGAAATCTGTGATAAAAATGACACACGATATTGGGTAGAAAAAACTCCAGAACACATCTACACATTAGGAAAAATTTTTGCTCATCGCCCTCAAAGTAAAATTATTTGGATGTTGAGAGATGGTAGAGATGTTATCTGTTCACAAATGAAATCTCCTCTTTTCAAAAATTTAGAATATGAAACTTTAGTAGATTATTGGATTGCTTCTATTATTGCAGGAATGAATTTTTTAGATGATTCACGACTTAAGCTAGTTAAATATGAAGACCTAATTACTCAAACGGAGAAAACTCTACAACATATTTTTCTTTGTTTAGAAGAGGATTATACTTCAAAAATATTAGATGATCAGCAACAGCCATTCTACTATATGAACAATAAAAAAGTTACCAAACCAGAAAAATTGGAAGATATACGACACATTTTACAATTAAGAAACTGGCAAGTAAATCAGCCTATATTTGATGGCAGGGGACGCTGGAAAAAAGAAATGTCTGAAGAACAAAAAGAAATCTTTAAGCAAAAAGCACAAAAATATTTGGTCATGTTTAGTTATGCAACTGATGATAATTGGTGA
- a CDS encoding fatty acyl-AMP ligase, producing the protein MQIENLVSLLESRATLAPDKPAYFFLGDGTNISDSLTYQQLAEKAKAVAGYLQSKFKRSERAILLYPSGLEFIIAFFGCLYAGIIAVPAYPPRPNRSLNRIKSIVKDAQPQILLTKQSVLANLEERVTEIEQLKSLHWCATDTLKDDLSNQWQKIPINGDNIAFLQYTSGTTGSPKGVIVSHENLLHNQKMIQRASEHDKTTIFLGWLPLYHDLGLIGQILQPLYLGIPSYLMSSMTFLHRPLKWLEAISKYRATTSGAPNFAYDLCVQRVKPEQRDNLDLSSWDIAFTGAESIRIETFKLFSDYFRPCGFRPEAFYPSYGLAEATLFVSGGKKTEIPVIAHVESSALQKNQIIPNFTQNSQEIVSCGQTWLDEELLIVNPETLTKLSDNEVGEIWLKSDSVAQGYWNNEEQTKQTFQASLKQDPDKLFMRTGDLGFIQKGQLFVTGRLKEIIIIGGRNYYPQDIEFTVAQSHDSLKNSWGAVFSVPVQGEEKLVVIHEVSRNYQKQIIIEEVVKAIRQAVIQEHELQIYKIILVKTGTIPRTSSGKIQRYLCKQKFLDETLNNLVKPT; encoded by the coding sequence ATGCAAATTGAGAATTTAGTAAGTCTGTTAGAAAGTCGAGCCACTCTCGCCCCTGATAAACCAGCTTATTTTTTTCTAGGTGATGGAACAAATATTAGTGATAGTCTAACTTATCAACAGTTAGCCGAAAAAGCAAAGGCAGTGGCGGGGTATTTACAATCAAAATTTAAAAGAAGTGAAAGAGCTATTTTACTGTACCCTTCAGGATTAGAATTTATCATTGCTTTTTTTGGTTGTCTTTATGCTGGAATCATTGCTGTACCTGCATATCCTCCTCGCCCCAATCGATCGCTTAACAGAATCAAATCCATCGTGAAGGATGCCCAACCACAAATATTGTTAACCAAACAATCGGTTTTGGCAAATTTAGAAGAAAGAGTTACAGAAATTGAACAATTAAAATCTCTACATTGGTGTGCAACAGATACTCTTAAAGATGATTTAAGTAATCAATGGCAAAAAATTCCCATTAATGGTGACAACATAGCTTTTTTACAATATACATCTGGAACTACTGGAAGTCCAAAAGGGGTCATAGTGAGTCATGAAAATTTGCTTCATAATCAAAAAATGATTCAAAGAGCTTCTGAACATGATAAAACAACTATTTTTCTGGGTTGGTTGCCTTTATACCATGATTTGGGTTTGATTGGTCAAATTTTACAACCCTTATATCTAGGAATCCCCTCTTATCTTATGTCTTCTATGACATTTCTACATCGTCCTTTAAAGTGGTTAGAAGCAATCTCTAAATATCGTGCTACCACCAGTGGAGCTCCTAATTTTGCTTATGATTTATGTGTCCAAAGAGTTAAACCCGAACAAAGAGATAATCTTGATTTAAGTAGCTGGGATATTGCCTTTACTGGTGCAGAATCAATTCGGATAGAAACATTCAAATTATTTTCTGATTATTTCCGCCCTTGTGGTTTTCGCCCAGAAGCATTTTATCCTTCCTATGGTTTAGCAGAAGCAACATTATTTGTTTCAGGAGGCAAAAAGACAGAAATACCAGTTATTGCCCATGTGGAAAGTTCTGCATTGCAAAAAAACCAAATTATTCCTAATTTTACGCAAAATAGCCAAGAAATAGTAAGTTGCGGTCAAACTTGGTTGGATGAAGAATTACTGATTGTAAACCCAGAAACTTTAACCAAATTATCTGATAATGAGGTGGGAGAAATTTGGCTCAAAAGTGATTCCGTAGCTCAAGGCTATTGGAATAATGAAGAACAAACAAAGCAAACTTTTCAAGCTAGTTTAAAACAAGATCCAGATAAGCTGTTTATGCGTACGGGGGATTTAGGATTTATTCAAAAGGGGCAACTGTTTGTTACTGGTCGTTTAAAAGAAATTATCATTATTGGTGGGAGAAACTATTATCCTCAAGATATAGAATTTACCGTTGCTCAAAGTCATGATAGTTTAAAAAATTCTTGGGGTGCAGTTTTTTCTGTGCCAGTTCAAGGAGAAGAAAAATTAGTAGTAATTCACGAGGTATCAAGAAATTATCAAAAACAAATAATCATAGAAGAAGTAGTAAAAGCTATTCGTCAGGCAGTAATTCAAGAACATGAGTTACAAATTTATAAGATAATTTTGGTCAAAACGGGAACTATTCCTAGAACATCTAGTGGGAAAATTCAACGTTATCTCTGTAAACAAAAATTTTTAGATGAAACTTTAAATAATTTAGTTAAACCAACTTAA
- a CDS encoding acyl carrier protein: MSENSIQAQKSSQLLEVESWLIAYIAKVMEIESEKIEITIPLEQYGLDSRTALGMIADLEDKFGGEIDPTLIYQNPTIESLAKHLLAK; the protein is encoded by the coding sequence ATGTCAGAAAATAGCATTCAAGCTCAAAAATCAAGTCAATTATTAGAAGTAGAATCGTGGTTAATTGCTTATATTGCTAAAGTGATGGAAATAGAATCGGAAAAAATAGAGATAACTATTCCTTTAGAACAATATGGGTTAGATTCGAGAACTGCGTTAGGCATGATTGCTGATTTAGAAGATAAATTTGGAGGTGAAATAGATCCTACTTTAATTTATCAAAATCCAACTATAGAATCTTTAGCAAAGCACTTATTAGCAAAATAA
- a CDS encoding cytochrome P450, producing MDIVERINQTNNSQELDSKLLTKAQLFNPFSPEYRENPYSIYERLRTEEPIHKSFMGGWILTRYDDIVRALQDQRFIVQTSSNLLSSQTKKNNCPFAVFSQDLLPYLDITNHNKVRPVTSKLFNQSTFNNLNDRRKQIAQIVDDLLSEIKTQGKMDIIKDLAKPLPTKVISKILGIPSADEEQVQIWSRQLTNMLELIPTSRMRQELDEGVVGFKDYMMDLIREKRNSPQSDLISSLIQYREQNDDLTENQLLANSIFLFMGGQETTSLQIGNAILALLRFPEKMRELQDNPSLIPNAVDELIRYDSATQMTGRFALENVEIGGKTIGKHQWLCLSLGSANRDPEQFPSPNELNFTRKSKHHLAFGTGIHNCLGSALARLELEIVLQKVLQEMPDMKLATQNLEWLESTFFRGLKSLPVTFTPVS from the coding sequence ATGGATATTGTTGAACGCATAAACCAAACAAATAATAGTCAGGAGTTGGATAGTAAATTACTGACAAAAGCCCAACTTTTTAACCCATTTTCTCCAGAATATAGAGAAAATCCCTATTCTATTTATGAGCGTCTTCGTACAGAAGAACCAATTCATAAAAGTTTTATGGGAGGATGGATTTTAACTCGTTATGATGATATTGTCAGAGCTTTACAGGATCAACGTTTTATCGTTCAAACTTCTTCTAATCTTTTATCTTCACAGACAAAAAAAAACAATTGCCCTTTTGCTGTTTTTAGTCAAGACTTGCTCCCATATTTAGACATAACCAACCATAACAAAGTTCGTCCAGTTACGAGCAAATTATTTAACCAGAGTACTTTTAATAATCTTAATGACAGGAGAAAACAAATTGCTCAAATAGTTGATGATTTATTGAGCGAAATAAAAACTCAGGGAAAAATGGATATTATCAAGGATTTAGCGAAACCTTTACCTACTAAAGTGATTTCTAAAATCTTAGGGATACCCTCTGCTGATGAGGAGCAAGTACAAATTTGGTCAAGACAATTAACTAATATGTTGGAACTGATTCCCACCAGTCGGATGCGTCAGGAATTAGACGAAGGGGTAGTGGGGTTTAAAGATTATATGATGGATTTAATTAGAGAAAAAAGAAATTCTCCTCAATCTGACTTAATTAGTTCTCTGATTCAATATCGAGAGCAAAATGATGACCTTACTGAAAATCAATTACTAGCAAATAGTATTTTTTTATTTATGGGTGGTCAAGAAACTACAAGTCTGCAAATTGGTAATGCAATTCTTGCTCTTTTGCGTTTTCCTGAAAAAATGCGAGAACTACAGGATAATCCTTCTTTAATTCCTAATGCAGTTGATGAATTAATTCGTTATGATTCCGCAACGCAAATGACTGGTAGATTTGCTTTGGAAAATGTAGAAATTGGTGGAAAAACTATTGGCAAACATCAATGGTTGTGTTTGAGTTTGGGATCGGCAAATCGAGATCCAGAACAATTCCCCTCCCCTAATGAACTAAATTTTACTCGAAAATCAAAACATCATTTAGCTTTTGGTACTGGTATTCATAATTGTTTAGGTTCAGCTTTGGCACGATTAGAATTGGAAATCGTTTTGCAAAAAGTGCTACAGGAAATGCCTGATATGAAACTAGCGACTCAAAATCTTGAATGGCTAGAATCTACTTTTTTCCGAGGCTTGAAATCTCTTCCTGTTACCTTTACTCCAGTTTCCTAA
- a CDS encoding fatty acyl-AMP ligase, whose translation MKNQQITNLIHLLEDKARIYPDKVAYIFLADGKNISDSLTYLQLAEKAKTVAGYLQSKVKRSERVILLYPSGLDFIIAFFGCIYAGIIGIPLPPPDMFRKASNLARIRTVIEDAKATLVLTPSNLLSQLGEISSEFNNIQWLSIENIDEQSIKKWNKPSLSPDNIAYLQYTSGSTGEPKGVIITHNNLLNFFPNISLTVYLRSDSKMLSWQPHFHDGGLVGALLISLYVGITCYIISPFTFIKKPLCWLQLISNYKITHSSAPNFAYDYCVSAINNLQKNLQKIENLDLSSWQTAGNGSEPINIETLERFTKTFAPYGFSETAFSPGYGLAENTLTISQKKTLEKLTFRQVLPEFLAENKVVETTKPEGKIIVSCGVPIPNTKIVIVNPENLTQLSSNEVGEIWVKSPSVARGYWNKPKVSKQTFKAYLADTKEGSFLRTGDLGFLKEGELFVTGRLKDLIIIRGQNYYPQDFEQTVKKCHQQLQNNSSAAFCVKVENVEQLIIVAEIDNSKNINFDEVIMQIRQTIAQQYQLSVYAVVLIKQGTIPKTSSGKIQRKACGFQFLNSQLNVIYSWCLKNQIFTDKI comes from the coding sequence ATGAAAAATCAACAAATTACTAATTTAATTCATTTACTGGAAGATAAAGCTCGAATTTATCCTGATAAAGTGGCTTATATTTTTTTAGCTGATGGTAAAAATATTAGTGATAGTTTAACTTATTTACAGTTAGCTGAAAAAGCCAAAACAGTGGCAGGGTATTTACAATCAAAAGTGAAAAGAAGTGAAAGAGTGATTTTACTGTACCCTTCAGGATTAGATTTTATAATAGCTTTTTTTGGTTGTATTTATGCAGGAATTATCGGGATTCCCTTACCTCCCCCTGATATGTTTAGGAAAGCGTCAAACCTAGCCAGAATTAGGACAGTCATTGAAGATGCGAAGGCAACTTTAGTCTTAACTCCTAGTAATTTATTATCTCAGTTGGGGGAAATTAGTTCTGAATTTAACAACATTCAATGGCTGAGTATAGAAAATATTGATGAGCAATCAATAAAAAAATGGAACAAACCATCACTATCTCCAGATAACATTGCTTATTTACAATATACCTCTGGTTCTACAGGTGAACCAAAAGGAGTAATTATTACTCACAATAACTTGCTCAATTTCTTTCCTAACATTTCATTGACTGTATATTTGCGATCGGACAGCAAAATGCTCAGTTGGCAACCTCATTTTCATGATGGCGGTTTAGTAGGTGCATTATTAATTTCTCTATATGTAGGCATTACTTGCTATATAATCTCTCCATTTACCTTTATTAAGAAGCCGTTGTGCTGGTTGCAATTAATTTCTAATTATAAAATTACCCATAGCAGTGCTCCCAATTTTGCCTATGATTACTGTGTTAGTGCCATAAATAATTTACAAAAAAATTTACAAAAAATCGAAAACCTCGATTTGAGTAGTTGGCAAACAGCAGGAAATGGATCTGAGCCAATTAATATAGAAACTTTAGAACGTTTTACTAAAACTTTTGCCCCCTATGGTTTTTCTGAAACTGCTTTTTCTCCGGGATATGGATTAGCAGAAAATACTTTAACTATTAGCCAGAAAAAAACATTGGAAAAACTTACTTTTCGTCAAGTGTTGCCAGAATTTTTAGCTGAGAATAAAGTAGTAGAAACAACAAAACCAGAAGGGAAAATAATCGTTAGTTGTGGTGTGCCAATTCCTAACACGAAAATAGTTATTGTAAATCCAGAAAACCTCACTCAATTATCGAGTAACGAAGTGGGAGAAATTTGGGTAAAAAGTCCATCAGTGGCTAGAGGTTATTGGAATAAACCAAAAGTAAGTAAACAAACATTTAAAGCCTATTTAGCGGATACAAAAGAGGGTTCATTTTTACGCACAGGAGATTTAGGATTTCTCAAAGAGGGGGAGTTATTTGTTACTGGAAGATTAAAAGATTTAATTATCATTCGGGGACAAAATTATTATCCTCAAGATTTTGAGCAAACGGTGAAAAAATGTCATCAACAATTGCAAAATAATTCTTCCGCCGCTTTTTGTGTAAAAGTTGAAAATGTTGAACAGTTAATTATTGTTGCGGAAATTGACAATAGTAAAAATATTAACTTTGATGAAGTTATTATGCAAATTCGTCAAACCATCGCACAGCAATATCAATTATCTGTTTATGCAGTTGTTTTAATTAAACAAGGAACAATTCCGAAAACATCTAGTGGAAAAATTCAACGAAAGGCTTGTGGCTTTCAATTCTTAAACAGTCAATTAAATGTTATTTATAGTTGGTGTTTAAAAAATCAAATATTTACAGATAAAATTTAG
- a CDS encoding MBOAT family O-acyltransferase, translating to MSISFAQYYLIICPIILILFLLSAKLNKSYPLKVLIICSIAILARFDRISLIILFTITSINFLLIQYLLYKPKYSNYVRRIGIIISLSPLLFYKIFLPFLSFKNSSPFSFESLLIPLGVSFYCLQQVTSLCDCSKPNVCKLNYIQYLCYSMCFIYLPAGPLINYRNAAPQFKVMENFQIDTNKIAQGVSLFILGMSKKVIIANNISDNIDSIYQALQNVPDIVLSATELFYLLWSSALQLYFEISAYSDMAIGLGLCFGLVLPINFDSPFKAKSVSNFINSWHMSIMSFMREYVFQPVFMNLKKIINLPMKLRYSVAWAIAVYLTYVANGLWHISRGINIYYFISISFGASLLVITELLKNNSKKTIFFGLSSVSQMLERLVLFIAVILSFSYFITPNAHILSESILNSFGNFYITLPKFLLRLGLPENLFGFIQIIGTFPNIRMGGTLPMFYLLLFTLIVFFLPNTGEIFSLYKSSKFSLFHYYWSKKIWQGITLGILLYVNIFLVSNTKVYFYGQ from the coding sequence ATGTCTATTTCTTTTGCTCAGTATTATTTAATTATTTGTCCCATTATTTTAATTCTATTTCTTCTTTCAGCTAAATTAAACAAAAGTTATCCATTAAAAGTTCTTATAATTTGTTCCATTGCTATTCTGGCTAGGTTCGATCGCATCTCCCTCATTATTTTATTTACCATTACTTCTATTAATTTTTTATTAATTCAATACTTATTATATAAACCTAAATACAGTAATTATGTAAGAAGAATTGGGATCATTATTAGTTTATCTCCTTTACTTTTTTACAAAATTTTTCTACCTTTTTTATCTTTTAAAAATTCTTCTCCTTTCAGTTTTGAATCCCTGCTAATACCTTTAGGGGTTTCCTTTTATTGTTTACAACAAGTTACCAGTTTGTGTGATTGCTCAAAACCAAATGTTTGTAAACTTAACTACATTCAATACTTATGTTATTCCATGTGTTTTATTTACTTACCAGCAGGACCTTTAATAAATTATCGTAATGCGGCACCTCAATTCAAGGTAATGGAAAATTTCCAGATAGATACTAATAAAATAGCACAAGGTGTTTCACTGTTTATATTGGGAATGTCGAAGAAGGTAATCATAGCAAATAATATTTCAGACAACATAGATAGTATTTATCAAGCCTTACAGAATGTTCCTGATATAGTTTTATCGGCAACAGAGCTTTTTTATCTGTTATGGAGCAGTGCCTTACAACTATATTTTGAAATTTCTGCTTACTCTGACATGGCAATAGGATTGGGTTTATGTTTTGGCTTAGTATTACCCATTAATTTTGATTCTCCTTTTAAGGCTAAATCTGTGTCTAATTTTATTAATTCTTGGCACATGAGTATTATGAGTTTTATGCGAGAATATGTTTTTCAACCTGTATTTATGAATCTGAAAAAGATAATCAATTTGCCTATGAAGTTACGTTATAGTGTTGCTTGGGCTATAGCGGTTTATCTAACTTATGTTGCCAATGGACTATGGCATATCTCTAGAGGTATCAATATATATTATTTTATATCAATCTCTTTTGGTGCATCTCTTTTGGTGATTACTGAGTTATTAAAAAATAATAGTAAAAAGACCATTTTTTTTGGATTATCATCTGTATCTCAAATGTTGGAACGCCTTGTTTTATTTATAGCTGTTATACTGAGCTTTAGTTACTTCATAACTCCTAATGCTCATATTTTGAGTGAAAGCATATTAAATTCATTTGGGAATTTTTATATAACTTTACCGAAGTTTTTATTGCGTTTAGGCCTGCCAGAAAACTTATTTGGTTTTATTCAAATTATTGGTACTTTCCCTAATATAAGAATGGGGGGTACTTTGCCAATGTTTTATTTACTTTTATTTACCTTAATAGTTTTTTTCTTACCAAATACGGGAGAAATTTTCTCTTTATATAAAAGCAGTAAATTTTCTTTATTTCATTATTATTGGAGTAAAAAAATATGGCAAGGAATAACTCTTGGGATACTCTTGTATGTGAATATTTTTCTTGTTTCTAACACAAAAGTTTATTTTTATGGTCAATAA